A single Candidatus Saccharimonadales bacterium DNA region contains:
- a CDS encoding crossover junction endodeoxyribonuclease RuvC, whose amino-acid sequence MRILGIDPGTGILGFGVIETGTKNSRMIDAGVIRTPAHQELPARLLTLYNELANIVDQHKPDVMAVEKLFFARNATTAISVSHARGVVLLIGAQREIPITEYTPLQIKQSV is encoded by the coding sequence ATGCGGATTCTTGGTATCGACCCAGGGACAGGTATTCTCGGTTTTGGGGTTATCGAAACGGGGACCAAGAACTCAAGGATGATTGATGCCGGAGTTATTCGAACGCCCGCTCATCAGGAACTCCCCGCTCGCCTTCTGACTCTCTATAATGAGTTGGCGAATATCGTCGATCAGCACAAACCTGATGTTATGGCTGTCGAAAAGCTCTTCTTTGCTCGAAATGCAACTACTGCTATCTCGGTCAGTCACGCGCGTGGTGTCGTTCTTCTGATTGGTGCCCAGCGGGAGATACCGATCACTGAATATACCCCACTGCAGATTAAGCAGTCTGTG